One window of Plectropomus leopardus isolate mb unplaced genomic scaffold, YSFRI_Pleo_2.0 unplaced_scaffold287, whole genome shotgun sequence genomic DNA carries:
- the LOC121938172 gene encoding runt-related transcription factor 1-like, with the protein LSFSFCPWPSLSSFPFVLSLSFTGKSFTLTITVFTNPPQVATYQRAIKITVDGPREPRRHRQKMDEVKPGSLAFSERLTELEQLRRSSMRVTPPHHHHHQHAANTRQSAALNSATFSSPTHAQITAGKT; encoded by the exons ttctgcccTTGGCCGTCCCTTTCTTCCTTCCCCTTTGTCCTCTCCTTGTCTTTCACAGGGAAGAGTTTTACTCTCACCATCACGGTGTTCACCAACCCCCCTCAGGTGGCCACCTACCAGAGAGCCATTAAAATTACAGTGGACGGGCCGAGAGAGCCACGGC GTCATCGTCAGAAGATGGACGAGGTCAAACCCGGCTCTCTGGCTTTTTCTGAGAGGCTAACAGAGCTTGAACAGTTGAGACGCAGCTCGATGCGGGTGACGCCTcctcaccaccatcaccatcaacaCGCCGCCAATACCCGCCAGTCTGCGGCACTCAACTCAGCCACCTTCTCCAGCCCCACACATGCTCAGATAACTGCCGGTAAGACCTGA